The Anaerolineae bacterium genome contains a region encoding:
- a CDS encoding tetratricopeptide repeat protein gives MELRGMKWSMRRKPRRPLNPWRVMVLLLLIAFGVYLNQVVVPTLPSPFVPTPTPTPNPEAVMNEARRLFAQGKLARAIETYQGAILADPRNPALFIELARVQMLSGAVEASLTSAQNALLLNPNNPQALTWQAWALHRLGRTEEALVAVRQALEADPNLGLAHAVYAEILADQGNYTRADEEIRTALDLAPNSMEVHAVYGYVLYVESYLERAAKEYQQAIAGNKYIPEWHLQLGLIYRLLGQRQGDPALLDQAIEEFLTANTLDPPNPLPDTYIARTYAALGEFGKALQYAADAVQEAPTDPYMHGNYGVMLYKNGKYAEAVRELALVVHGGLTADGVTVEGLPLDYGRVAEYYFTYGWALLRLRRCDEAVPIFQAILNTIPADQISVENAQAGLKTCRELALTPQPNLTGTPEGTPAPGETTPTPTPTPQP, from the coding sequence ATGGAACTTCGTGGCATGAAATGGAGTATGCGGCGCAAGCCCCGTCGCCCGCTGAACCCCTGGCGGGTGATGGTGTTGTTGCTGTTGATTGCCTTTGGGGTTTATTTGAACCAGGTCGTGGTGCCCACATTGCCCTCGCCGTTTGTGCCCACGCCTACGCCCACGCCCAACCCCGAGGCGGTGATGAACGAGGCGCGGCGCCTCTTCGCCCAGGGCAAACTGGCCCGCGCCATCGAGACCTACCAGGGGGCCATCCTGGCCGATCCGCGCAATCCAGCCCTGTTCATCGAACTGGCCCGCGTGCAGATGTTGAGCGGCGCGGTTGAGGCTTCCCTGACCAGCGCCCAAAACGCTTTGTTGCTCAACCCGAACAACCCCCAGGCCTTGACCTGGCAGGCCTGGGCGCTGCACCGCCTGGGCCGTACCGAAGAGGCCTTAGTAGCGGTGCGTCAGGCCCTGGAGGCGGACCCGAACCTGGGGCTGGCGCATGCCGTCTATGCCGAAATCCTCGCCGACCAGGGCAATTACACCCGCGCCGACGAGGAGATTCGCACGGCCCTGGATTTGGCCCCCAACAGCATGGAGGTGCACGCCGTTTACGGCTATGTGTTGTATGTGGAAAGCTATCTGGAGCGCGCGGCGAAGGAGTACCAGCAGGCGATTGCGGGGAACAAGTACATCCCGGAATGGCACCTGCAGTTGGGCCTGATTTACCGCTTGTTGGGGCAGCGCCAGGGCGATCCGGCCTTGCTGGACCAGGCCATCGAGGAGTTTTTGACGGCCAACACCCTGGACCCGCCCAATCCTTTGCCGGACACCTACATTGCCCGCACCTACGCCGCCTTGGGGGAGTTCGGCAAGGCGTTGCAGTACGCCGCCGACGCGGTGCAGGAAGCGCCAACCGACCCCTACATGCACGGCAATTACGGCGTCATGCTGTACAAGAACGGCAAGTACGCCGAGGCGGTGCGCGAACTGGCCCTGGTGGTGCATGGGGGATTGACCGCCGATGGCGTCACGGTGGAAGGGTTGCCGCTGGACTACGGTCGGGTGGCCGAGTACTATTTCACCTACGGTTGGGCCCTGCTGCGATTGCGACGCTGTGATGAGGCCGTGCCCATCTTCCAGGCCATTCTGAACACCATCCCGGCGGACCAGATTTCCGTGGAGAACGCGCAGGCCGGTTTGAAGACCTGCCGGGAGTTGGCGCTCACCCCGCAGCCGAACCTGACCGGGACTCCGGAAGGCACCCCGGCCCCCGGGGAAACCACACCCACCCCCACGCCGACCCCGCAGCCGTGA
- a CDS encoding stage V sporulation protein S, translating to MDIIKVSGNSRTSAVAGAIAGVFREHRRAEVQAIGAGAVNQAVKALVLARSYLAEDGLNVAFVAGFTDVTINEKVRTAIKFTVVEFPGELPLGDEDTSQEEASAA from the coding sequence ATGGACATCATCAAAGTCTCGGGCAATTCGCGCACTTCAGCCGTAGCCGGGGCGATCGCCGGTGTGTTTCGTGAGCATCGGCGAGCCGAGGTCCAGGCCATCGGTGCCGGCGCGGTCAACCAGGCGGTGAAAGCCCTGGTGTTGGCCCGCAGTTACCTGGCCGAGGACGGCCTCAATGTGGCCTTCGTCGCCGGGTTCACCGATGTGACCATTAACGAGAAAGTGCGCACGGCCATCAAGTTCACGGTGGTCGAGTTCCCCGGCGAACTCCCGCTGGGGGATGAAGACACGTCCCAGGAAGAGGCCTCCGCCGCCTGA